The following coding sequences are from one Solanum stenotomum isolate F172 unplaced genomic scaffold, ASM1918654v1 scaffold9835, whole genome shotgun sequence window:
- the LOC125853171 gene encoding nudix hydrolase 8-like: protein MEVMAFRHVHDVAFQKSDLFFVCLLRPLSKQIMVDDLEIQDAKWMPLVEFAKQPLIQEDDMLKKIIDIFIARLGKRYCGLSVHQLVSKFDDKLSTLYFNTVDDPNLNCQAS from the exons ATGGAGGTTATGGCTTTCAG GCATGTTCACGATGTGGCCTTTCAAAAGTCAGATTTATTCTTCGTCTGCCTGTTAAGACCCCTGTCAAAACAGATCATGGTTGATGATCTAGAAATTCAGGATGCTAAG TGGATGCCTCTAGTTGAGTTTGCGAAGCAACCTCTAATCCAAGAAGACGACATGTTGAAGAAAATAATTGACATTTTCATCGCTAGACTAGGGAAGCGCTACTGCGGATTGTCTGTCCATCAACTGGTTTCCAAATTTGATGACAAACTTTCTACATTGTACTTTAACACAGTTGATGATCCAAATTTGAACTGTCAAGCCAGTTAG